The following proteins are co-located in the Oligoflexus sp. genome:
- a CDS encoding DUF4142 domain-containing protein: MNENPGIGEKAGNIIRSATAQAAGIGTETTSTILKKLHVINRAEIEAGSIALQRGLSAAARDFGQHLISDHERMDREITQVARNFNVDLRDELSEESVRHLREKLEDVASNLREADPKEFDRIFGDSMYKAHKEAIAMTQNAEDDVSSDEVGQLLRSTVAALQHHVQLAERVQAQAQ; encoded by the coding sequence ATGAACGAGAATCCTGGCATTGGCGAAAAGGCGGGCAATATCATTCGGTCGGCAACGGCTCAAGCAGCCGGCATCGGAACAGAAACGACATCGACCATTCTAAAAAAATTGCACGTCATCAATCGTGCTGAAATTGAAGCAGGCTCCATTGCCTTGCAGCGGGGTCTCTCGGCGGCAGCCAGGGACTTCGGCCAGCATCTGATCAGCGATCACGAGCGAATGGACCGTGAGATCACTCAAGTGGCTCGGAATTTCAACGTGGATCTGCGTGATGAGCTATCGGAAGAAAGCGTGAGGCACCTCCGCGAGAAACTGGAGGACGTGGCCAGCAATTTGCGGGAGGCCGACCCCAAGGAATTCGATAGGATTTTTGGCGATAGCATGTACAAGGCCCACAAAGAAGCTATTGCCATGACGCAGAACGCTGAGGATGATGTCTCCTCGGATGAGGTCGGGCAGCTGCTGCGCTCGACGGTCGCGGCCCTCCAGCACCATGTCCAGCTTGCGGAAAGGGTTCAGGCCCAAGCTCAATAA
- a CDS encoding thiamine pyrophosphate-dependent enzyme — MKHTAADILIERLVDWGVDTIFGLPGDGINGIMEALRKRQDTVRFIQVRHEESAAFMACAYAKFSGKLGVCLATSGPGGIHLLNGLYDAKLDGQPVLAITGLQFHDLINTYTQQDVELDKLFQDVAIYNSRVMGPAHVEGVVDLACRTALSYKGVAHITFPVDMQTMEVMEKRRSERNVPHHGSTVRALSDRLPSEHDLHAAADLLNSGRKVAFLIGRGALNAGDTIEEMAEKLGAPIIKALLGKAAVPDTSPYTTGGLGLLGTRPSQEVMENCDTLFIIGSSFPYMEFYPKPGQARAIQLDMDPMRIGLRYPVEVGLIGDSQKTLQALSPLLKNKEDKSFLKKAQKGMEEWWELMEERGTRSDMPMKPQVVAWELGKRLSHDAIISSDSGTITTWWARQIRAKKGQMFSCSGTLATMACGLAYAVAAQIAFPHRQCVAFIGDGGFSMLPSELATCVKYKLPIKIIVIKNNTLGQIKWEQMVFLGNPEYGVDLQPIDFAALARAYGVAGFTIENPADCGRIMDEAFLHDGPALIEAVVDPFEPPLPGKIKFEQAKHFAEALARGQPYAGKIALTAMSDKVREMI, encoded by the coding sequence ATGAAACATACAGCGGCAGATATCTTAATTGAACGGCTTGTCGATTGGGGCGTGGATACAATTTTCGGCCTTCCAGGTGATGGAATCAACGGAATCATGGAAGCACTTCGCAAGCGCCAGGATACGGTGCGCTTCATACAGGTTCGCCATGAAGAGTCCGCAGCATTCATGGCCTGCGCCTATGCAAAGTTTTCCGGCAAACTCGGGGTCTGCCTGGCCACATCGGGGCCGGGAGGCATTCATCTTCTGAATGGGCTCTATGATGCCAAGCTTGATGGTCAGCCGGTTCTGGCCATCACAGGTTTGCAATTTCACGACCTGATCAATACCTATACACAGCAGGATGTCGAACTTGATAAGCTCTTCCAGGATGTGGCGATCTATAACAGCCGGGTCATGGGGCCGGCCCATGTGGAAGGAGTCGTGGATCTCGCCTGTCGCACAGCTCTTTCCTATAAGGGGGTGGCTCATATCACCTTCCCGGTGGATATGCAGACCATGGAGGTCATGGAAAAGCGCCGTTCGGAGCGCAACGTGCCGCATCATGGATCGACCGTGCGCGCTCTCAGCGATCGCCTGCCCTCGGAGCATGATCTTCATGCCGCCGCCGACCTTCTGAATTCCGGGCGAAAAGTCGCTTTTCTGATCGGACGCGGAGCGCTCAACGCGGGTGATACTATCGAGGAGATGGCGGAAAAGCTCGGCGCGCCCATTATTAAAGCTCTGCTCGGGAAAGCAGCGGTTCCGGATACCAGCCCTTATACAACGGGTGGGCTGGGTCTGCTCGGCACGCGACCCTCGCAGGAGGTGATGGAGAATTGCGATACGCTTTTCATCATCGGGTCATCCTTCCCTTATATGGAGTTTTATCCCAAGCCAGGACAGGCTCGGGCCATTCAGCTCGATATGGATCCGATGCGCATCGGCCTTCGCTATCCGGTCGAGGTTGGCTTGATCGGTGACAGCCAAAAGACGCTGCAAGCCCTTTCACCTCTTCTGAAGAACAAAGAGGATAAAAGTTTCCTGAAAAAGGCGCAGAAAGGAATGGAGGAATGGTGGGAGCTGATGGAAGAACGCGGCACACGTTCCGATATGCCGATGAAGCCGCAGGTCGTCGCGTGGGAATTGGGCAAACGCCTTAGCCACGATGCGATCATATCCTCGGATTCAGGGACCATCACGACCTGGTGGGCGCGACAGATCCGGGCCAAGAAGGGCCAGATGTTCTCGTGCTCCGGTACGCTCGCAACCATGGCCTGCGGACTCGCCTATGCGGTCGCCGCGCAGATCGCGTTTCCGCACCGGCAGTGCGTGGCCTTCATTGGCGACGGTGGTTTCTCGATGCTCCCTTCGGAACTAGCAACCTGTGTCAAGTACAAGCTGCCGATTAAAATCATTGTGATCAAGAATAACACCTTGGGCCAGATCAAGTGGGAGCAGATGGTATTCCTGGGCAATCCTGAATACGGAGTTGACCTGCAGCCGATTGATTTTGCGGCCTTGGCCCGTGCTTATGGAGTCGCAGGATTCACGATCGAAAATCCCGCAGATTGCGGCCGGATCATGGATGAGGCCTTCCTTCATGATGGTCCCGCCTTGATCGAGGCGGTCGTCGATCCTTTCGAACCGCCTCTTCCTGGCAAGATCAAATTCGAACAGGCCAAACACTTTGCCGAGGCGCTCGCAAGAGGACAGCCCTATGCGGGTAAGATTGCGCTTACGGCGATGTCAGACAAGGTTCGGGAGATGATCTGA
- a CDS encoding vitamin K epoxide reductase family protein — MDSHSSQHPMQGMKQRGGTRSMGDMGHPYSEARFRMLETHHKQTLWVYWTLILFGVWMLVAPFTFGSHSALVQPAGGRSVWLSLEQRATAMLWSDLFSGFLLLIFGWRSLTPNRPYSLWICCFTGIWLTLAPILFWAPKAVLYLNDTFIGAWVIALTVLIAGMPNMMLYMEMGASMPSGWTYNPSSWPQRWIMIVTGFLGWIVSRYLAAYQLGYTGMMWDPFFEGSASRVLTSDLSRSLPVSDAGLGAIAYTFECLMGFMGGPARWRTMPWMVTFFGILVIPLGLVHILLVISQPVVVGAWCTFCLLAAAIMLPMIPLEVDEVVAMGQYLARVRRRGDSLWKAFWKGGPEEEQQHEESMHEAPELLALPQKTSEVLKASFWGFSLPWNLILTSLVGLWLIFSPMVFQPDPKGTELLQVLGLLTITFSVLAMGEVIRSCRYLNVILGLGLASIPFVLNTAGSLRIHNIAVGLAIALLSIPKGKIEERYGTWQRWIL, encoded by the coding sequence ATGGACTCGCATAGTTCACAACATCCCATGCAAGGCATGAAGCAAAGGGGCGGAACCCGCTCCATGGGAGACATGGGTCATCCCTACAGTGAAGCCCGCTTTCGCATGCTGGAGACGCATCATAAGCAAACGCTCTGGGTTTACTGGACGCTGATCCTGTTCGGGGTCTGGATGCTGGTGGCCCCTTTCACCTTCGGTTCGCACAGCGCTCTCGTTCAGCCTGCGGGCGGGCGTTCCGTCTGGTTGAGTCTGGAGCAGCGCGCCACCGCTATGCTCTGGAGCGATCTCTTCTCCGGGTTTCTTCTGCTGATCTTCGGCTGGCGATCCTTGACTCCCAACCGGCCTTATAGCCTTTGGATATGCTGTTTCACGGGCATCTGGCTGACTCTGGCACCCATACTTTTCTGGGCCCCGAAGGCTGTTCTCTATCTGAATGATACCTTCATCGGCGCCTGGGTGATTGCTCTGACCGTCCTGATCGCCGGCATGCCCAACATGATGCTCTATATGGAAATGGGAGCCTCCATGCCCTCGGGATGGACCTATAATCCATCGAGCTGGCCACAGCGTTGGATTATGATCGTAACGGGCTTTTTGGGTTGGATAGTCTCTCGCTATCTGGCCGCCTATCAGCTCGGCTATACGGGTATGATGTGGGATCCCTTCTTTGAAGGCTCCGCCTCACGCGTCCTGACCTCGGATCTTTCCCGCAGCCTGCCCGTTTCGGACGCAGGTCTGGGCGCGATCGCCTACACATTCGAATGTCTCATGGGTTTCATGGGTGGCCCTGCTCGCTGGAGGACCATGCCCTGGATGGTCACATTCTTTGGAATCCTCGTGATTCCGCTGGGACTCGTGCATATCCTGCTTGTGATTTCACAGCCTGTGGTGGTAGGCGCGTGGTGCACCTTCTGTCTTCTGGCAGCAGCCATCATGCTCCCTATGATCCCTTTGGAAGTCGATGAAGTCGTCGCCATGGGTCAGTATCTTGCCCGCGTCCGGCGGCGTGGAGACTCACTTTGGAAAGCCTTTTGGAAAGGAGGGCCGGAGGAGGAGCAGCAGCATGAGGAGTCCATGCATGAAGCGCCTGAACTCCTGGCACTGCCGCAGAAGACCTCAGAGGTCTTGAAAGCTTCGTTCTGGGGATTCAGTCTGCCCTGGAATCTTATTCTCACAAGCCTCGTAGGGCTTTGGCTGATTTTCAGCCCCATGGTCTTCCAACCGGATCCCAAGGGCACCGAACTGCTTCAAGTGCTCGGGCTGCTGACCATAACATTCTCCGTATTGGCCATGGGTGAGGTCATTCGCAGCTGCCGCTATCTCAACGTCATTCTCGGGCTCGGGCTGGCTTCGATCCCGTTCGTCCTCAACACCGCAGGGTCTCTGCGGATTCATAACATCGCTGTCGGTCTTGCCATCGCCCTCTTGTCGATTCCCAAAGGGAAAATAGAGGAGCGTTACGGGACATGGCAGCGATGGATCCTTTAA
- a CDS encoding SDR family oxidoreductase has product MESSADKEVVVITGASAGVGRATARAFGQRGASVALIARNEKRLEQTKAEIEQAGGEALVLPLDVSDAQSMDEAAETVMRTFGKIDVWVNNAMVSVFSPVKETSAEEFRRVTEVTYLGYVHGTLAALRHMLPRNKGTIVQVGSALAYRGIPLQAAYCGAKHAIQGFTESLRAELYHDKSNVWVTMVQMPALNTPQFAWSRSRMPHKAQPVPPIYQPEVAAEAIVWSAHHRRRQLSVGLSTSIVIHGNKIAPGFGDHYLGWTGYASQQRPELRDPNRPDNLFESVAGDYAAHGDFDTRAHGSSPQLWMNTHRSMMLGVGLGAAALGYLFSRNHSH; this is encoded by the coding sequence ATGGAATCAAGTGCAGACAAGGAAGTGGTGGTCATCACAGGCGCATCAGCCGGCGTGGGGCGTGCGACGGCGCGGGCCTTTGGTCAACGCGGGGCCTCCGTGGCCTTGATCGCGCGCAATGAAAAACGGCTGGAACAGACCAAAGCGGAGATCGAGCAGGCCGGAGGAGAGGCCCTGGTGCTACCGCTCGATGTTTCCGATGCGCAAAGCATGGATGAGGCGGCGGAGACTGTGATGCGGACCTTCGGCAAAATTGATGTCTGGGTGAACAACGCCATGGTTTCCGTATTTTCACCCGTGAAGGAAACAAGTGCCGAGGAGTTCCGCCGTGTGACGGAAGTCACATATCTCGGCTACGTCCACGGCACACTCGCCGCGCTCCGGCATATGCTGCCCCGAAACAAAGGAACGATCGTGCAGGTGGGTTCGGCTTTGGCCTATCGCGGCATTCCCCTGCAGGCGGCCTACTGTGGAGCCAAGCACGCGATTCAAGGTTTTACGGAGTCACTGCGTGCGGAACTTTACCATGACAAAAGCAATGTTTGGGTCACCATGGTGCAGATGCCGGCTTTGAATACACCACAATTTGCCTGGAGCCGCTCACGCATGCCGCATAAGGCCCAGCCCGTGCCACCCATCTATCAACCGGAAGTTGCCGCTGAGGCCATCGTATGGAGCGCGCACCACCGACGTCGACAATTGAGTGTGGGGCTTTCCACCTCGATCGTGATTCATGGCAACAAAATTGCACCCGGCTTCGGTGATCACTATTTGGGGTGGACAGGTTATGCGTCGCAGCAGAGGCCTGAACTTCGTGATCCCAATCGTCCGGATAATCTTTTCGAGAGCGTTGCGGGTGATTACGCGGCGCATGGTGACTTTGATACAAGGGCTCACGGGTCAAGCCCTCAGCTCTGGATGAATACGCATCGAAGCATGATGCTGGGCGTAGGACTGGGCGCTGCAGCCCTCGGCTATCTGTTCAGCCGCAATCACTCGCATTGA
- a CDS encoding cytochrome c3 family protein, translating to MAQLFSKKADHILRMVLIGIVLLGGLSIALGYGWSYSSFNTNEHMVVQQTVPFSHEHHVGGLGIDCRYCHTSVEVSAHAGLPASSICMNCHSQIWSESAMLEPVRDSFAGKNPLVWAKVNDLPDFVYFNHSIHITKGIGCESCHGRVDRMPLMEKVHSFHMEWCLECHRDPAPHVRPREALTVMGWEPKSAEQAPDVLARQYKVQSKTDCYACHR from the coding sequence ATGGCTCAGCTGTTTAGCAAAAAAGCCGATCACATTCTCAGAATGGTGCTGATCGGCATCGTGCTGCTGGGTGGACTCTCGATCGCTTTGGGTTACGGCTGGAGCTATTCATCCTTCAATACGAACGAACATATGGTCGTCCAGCAAACAGTGCCCTTCAGCCATGAGCATCATGTGGGAGGACTGGGCATCGACTGCCGCTACTGCCATACCTCGGTCGAAGTCTCGGCGCATGCCGGCCTGCCCGCAAGTTCCATCTGCATGAACTGTCATTCCCAGATCTGGTCCGAAAGCGCGATGCTGGAGCCTGTGCGGGATTCCTTTGCAGGGAAAAATCCTTTGGTTTGGGCCAAGGTGAACGATCTGCCTGATTTCGTCTATTTCAATCACAGCATCCATATCACCAAGGGCATCGGCTGTGAAAGCTGCCACGGGCGCGTCGATCGCATGCCCCTTATGGAAAAAGTTCACAGCTTTCATATGGAATGGTGCCTGGAATGCCATCGCGATCCCGCGCCGCATGTGCGACCAAGGGAAGCGCTCACCGTCATGGGATGGGAGCCGAAAAGCGCCGAGCAAGCGCCGGACGTCCTGGCCCGTCAGTACAAGGTGCAATCCAAAACAGACTGCTACGCCTGTCATCGTTAA